GAGGACGTACGTTTATTGCTCGTCGATACACCAGAAACCGTCAAACCAGATACACCGGTTCAACCTTACGGAACGGAAGCGTCACAGTTTACAAAAGAGGCCTTACCGAGCGGAACAGCCATTCGGTTGGAACGGGATCAATCGCGAGCCGATCGATACGGACGATTACTCGCTTACGTCTGGTATGGCGATAAGATGTTAAATCAAGAGTTGCTTCGAAAAGGACTCGCTCGTGTCGCTTTCGTCTATGAGCCAGACACACGTTATGTCGATATGTTCGAACAAATCGAACAGGAAGCCAAGCAGGCGAAGAAACAGATTTGGGAGCACGATGGCTACGTCACGAATCGTGGCTTCAACACTCAAGCTGTCAAAGAAACAGATTCATGTACGATCAAAGGAAACATCAATCAATCGGGTAAAAAAATCTATCATGTACCGGGTGGTCAATCTTACGACGAAGTGAAACCAGAGCAACAATTCTGTACGGAGAAAGAAGCAGAAGAAGCTGGCTTCGTCCGTGCTGCACGCTGATAAGCGCGCACAAAAAACCATCGGGAGTGATGGCTTCAGACTGTAGACAAATAGTCTGACTCAAAAAAAAGAATGACTTGTCTTTTCACGCCCTTTCCTCAGGCGAGACACAAGCAAGAGCGACCCTGAAGCGAAGCGAAGCGGCGCGATGCTTGTCCCAGGAAAACGATTCGAAACGAACAAAAAAGCGCAATCCTTCTCGTTAGAGAAAAATTGCACTTCGTCTTCAGTCTCAAGCCATCGGAAACGATGGCTTTTTGTTTATTCTACAGGTGGTGAGGGGGATTGATACTGCTGTACTTTATCATCTTCATCAAAGGAGATCGTGACATCGGTGACCCCTTTAAGAATTCGGATTTGAAGTTCAAGCCGGTCCTTGATATCGTCCGCTTGGGCAATCGTCAAGTTCGAATCCACTTCGATCTCTGTCTCGACATGGAAGTGATCCCCTTCCTTAATGACTTCGAGCTTTTCGATATCACGAACTGCTTCATCACGCAGTAGAATTTCACCGATTTTAGCAGTCAGTACTTCATCAATCTCACCGAGTGCACCGGCAGCGTTTTGAATAAAGACATTATAAACGACGTAAAACATCATCAGACCAATCAAAATCGATGCAATGCCCTCTGCTTGATAAAACGATGTGTAATGCGAAATCAGAACAGCGATGATCGCGATGATACCACCGAGGGTCGCGACAAGATCTTCCATGAAGACAAGACGTGTAGCTGGTTTTGCTTGTCCAAGATGGGTGAAGCTTTGTCCGACAAGCGTCAATCCTCGGGATTTAAGCCCGGTTTCATGAGCAATCTCGATCATCGCTTTATAAAAGACACCGATCTCAAGCACGACACCAATTCCAAGTGCCGTCAAAATGATCCAAAGCCCAGTCGTCTCTTCGCCAGGACCATGTGCGATGTGTAAGATTCCTTCACGAATCGTCTCATACGCAAGCAATGCGACGACGATGATCGCAGCAAGTAACACGAGATTGACGAGCCGACCGAATCCATTCGGAAATCGTTTCGTCGGTGCTTTTTTACTGAGAGCAGAACCGATATAGACGAAAAACTGATTCGCCGCGTCACCGATCGTATGCATCATTTCAGCGAACATTGCAACGTTCCCAGTCAAGATATAAGCGACGAACTTGATGACAGCAATGATCGTGTTGACGATTGCAGCAGCAAGGGCTGACTTATTGCCACGACGGATCAATGAGAAAAAAGTGGTCATGAGCGGTTCTCTCCTTGTCTATTCAAAATAGGTTAACCGCGTCCTGCTTGGAAAGACGGATATAGTGTCATCCCGCCGTCCGCAAAGAGTGTGATACCAGTGACATAACTTGCTTCGTCCGACGCAAGCCATGCGGCAACGGCTGAAATTTCCTCAGGTTTTCCGATATTGCCCATTGGAATCATGCTCTCGACTTCTTTACGTTGTTCCGGATCTTCGAATTTTTCAGCGTTGATTGGTGTATTGATCGCACCCGGTCCGATCGCATTAACACGAATGCCTTTTGGCGCATATTCCATCGCAAGAGTTTGTGTCATCAATTTGACACCGCCTTTACTCGCAGCGTAGTGGACGAACGTTGGCCATGGAATGATCTCATGAACACTCGACATATTGATGATGCTGCCTTTGACATTGTGTTCAACGAAGTATTTCAGTGCTTCACGCGCACCAAGGAACGCACCCGTCAAGTTGACATCGATGACTTTCTGCCAGTCTTCGAGTGACATCTCATGAGATGCTGACGGCATCTCGATTCCCGCGTTGTTGACGAAAACGTCCAACTGACCAAAGTGATCAACCGTCTCTTTAACGAGGTTGATCATGTCGTCTTCTTTCGAAACATCACCTTGAACGACGATTGCTTCGCCACCCTGTTCTTTAATCGATTCAGCGATCTTCTTCGCTTCTTCCGGGTGACTACGGTAGTTGATGACGACACGCATGCCTTCTTCTGCATAGCGGCGAACGATAGCTTCGCCGATTCCCATTGATCCACCTGTTACGATGGCGACTTTTCCTTTTAAACTTTCATACATAATGCTTCACTCCTTCATTATTGTTTCGTAAATCCAATCATGATTCCGCCGGCGACGACTAAAATACAACCGATGATGACGAAGGTCATCTCTTTCTTTGTCTTTGATTCTTTCAGTAAGAGGACGCCGCCAATCGTTGAGATGACGACACCGGTTTGAGATAAGGAAAAGCTCGTCGCGACTCCGACTTTTGCCGTCGCAAACAGTAAAGCGACGTTCCCGACAGCCCACATGAGTCCACCAACCGTATTGCCAGCTGTTTTTTTCGTGAAGAGGTCTCCTTCTCGTAAAGAGAGAAGAATCGCACTCACGACCATCCCGACAGCTTGCGGTAAGACGGCTTCCCAGCCGTTGATATCAAACCAGCGGGCAATGACGACATATCCGACATATCCGACAGTCGAGATGAGGAGGAGCGTCAGTCCTTTTCCGATATTTTCATCTTGTTTACTCTTATCTTCTTTATAAGAAGTAAAGGCTGCTCCGGCAATGATCAATACAAGGGCACTGATTCCGAGTATCAACGCAGTTGTCGTTGACCACTCTCCGAAAGCGAGAACACCAAACAACGATGTTCCGACGAGTTGCATCCCTGTTGAAATCGGCATCGTCTTCGAGACGCCCATTTGGCGGAAGGCAGCAAACTGATTTTTTTGACCGAGCGCCCAGAAGGCACCAGAAAAGAATCCAGCGATCCAAGCAGTCGTCGACAGCTCTGGGCTGACAAAAAAGAAGGTGACGATCGCGAAAAGCAACGCACCCAGAGTCGTACCGATAATCTGTTGCGCTGTCGAACCTCCGATTTTCGAAACGACGAGCGGCAACGATCCCCACATCAATGCAGGAACGATGGCAATTAGAATATCAATCAAGTGTTTCACCTCTCCTTACTATTATCTCTCTACTTGAAGCTGTACCCCGCGAGACGCGAGGAAAAACCTCGAAGCCCAAAGAGGAATTATTCTGAAATAAAAAAACGTCCACGGAAGTGGACGTCTGCTCGTGTGTTATTTAACGGAACGGTTCATCGGCAATACGAACGATTTGTCGTCCGATCCGGCGACCATTCCATAAAGCGATGACGGCGATCGTCAATGAGATTCCCATGACATCGTACTGCGTAAAATAATAGCCGAGATAACTAAAGGGAAGACTGATGATCCCGACGAGTGAACTCGTCCACTGCCGGATTTTGAGCGATTCGATATTCGCGACGCGGGAGAACTTTTGTTGCTCCATGATCCGCCACCGCGTCGGTTCGCTGAGAGCGTCGTTGACAAGTCGTGGGAAGGCGAGCAACCGCGCACCGTAAGAGCCAGCGATTTGGAGATAACGGTTTTGGTTTTTCCCTTCGTCATCGAGCCAACGTCGAACCATTGGTTTAGCGAGTTCAAGCAGATTGATTTGTGGTGAAAGAATCTGAAGAATCCCAAGAATCGTCGAGGCAGCGCGACCGAAGAACGCAAATTCAGCAGGGAGCTGAATCGGTTCGTTTCGAACGAGTAATTCGATATCGGATAAGACCTTCTCAATCAGTTTCGTATCAACGTTTTCCATGTCACTCTCGAGATAAAACGTGACTGCTTTTTCAATCGCTTGTCGGATGTTTTGCTTATTCGCATTCGGCAAAAGGAATCGTAAATCTTCTAACCCATCAACGATCGCATCATAATCCAACGTGACGAAGGACTGGAGAATCCGTTGAATCGCTCGCATGTCATCGGGCGTCGTCGCTCCAATCATCCCAAAATCAAGTAAGACGATTTTACCATCAGACTGGACGAGGACGTTGCCAGGATGTGGATCGGCGTGGAATTTCCCACCGAATAGCAATTGTTCACCAGCGTTCAAGAATAAATTACGTGCCAGTTCGTCGCGATCAATCTGATGTTCTGCTAAATAATCGAGATCGGTGATGCGTGTCCCGTCAATCCATTCCATGACGAGAACCCGATTCGTACAATGTTCTTCATAATAACTCGGAATATAGATGACAGGATTCGTTTCATACATCTTTTTGAAATAGAGACCGTTCTTCAATTCGGTCCGATAATTCAATTCATCACCGATGACGAAGACCATTTGGCGATACAGACTTTGTAAATCAGTCGATTTGTTTAATGAAGTCCGACGCAACATGGCAATGACGATGCGCATGGCACGGAAATCGGTTTTGATGATTTGTTCAATGTTTGGTCGCTGGACTTTGATCGCGACTTTTTTACCATTTGATTTTAAGGTGCCGCTGTAAACTTCACCGATCGAAGCAGAAGCGACAGGGCGAGGACTGATGTCTGAAATGATTTCTTCGATCGGCATCCCCCAATCCTCTTCGATGATCTTTCGTGACTCTCCAAGTTTACTTGAAGGCACTTTATCGACCAGTTCAGTCAGTTCCATCAAGACGGACGGAGGAAACAAATCGGCTCGAATCGATAAGAACTGACCGAGCTTGATCAGTAACCCTTCTAGGCGTAATGCTTTTTTCTTATAGTCACGCGCAATCCGGATCATGATGCGCTCAAACTCTTCGTTGTTCGTACCTGGCCGGTTTTTCCGGGTGAATCGATAGATCGTAAAGATGTAACGTGCGAACATCGTCACGATGACGACGATGCGATAAAGCGCCCAACGTTTCATACGGTCACCTAGCTTCCTGTACAGTTTGTTTCAGTATAGGTTACTTTACCTAAAAACGTCACTCGCAAACGGTCGAAACGGTGACAGAAAATTAATGCTTTACGGAAACTAAAAAGAGAGTATAGTAAGTATTGGAATTTCTTTGTAGAAAGGTGAAATGTGCGCATGTCCTGGGACTTATTGAATATCATCGGTACGGTCGCTTTTGCGATGAGTGGAGCAATCGTTGCGATGGAAGAAAAATATGATTTATTCGGCGTCTGGTTACTTGCTTTAATTACGGCGTTCGGTGGTGGTGCCATTCGTAATTTATTGATTGGTGTGCCGGTATCGGCGCTTTGGTCGCAAGGCGGTCTCTTTTTAGTTGCGATTCTCGTTGCGTTGTTGATCTTCATGTTGCCCCAGTTGTTCCTGCCGCACTGGACACGTTGGGGTGTTCTCGCAGATGCGCTCGGTTTGTCTGCGTTTGCAATCCAAGGGGCATTGATGGCGTCAGCAAAAGGATTGCCGCTGTCGGCAACGATTTCGGCAGCTGTATTGACTGGTGTCGGTGGTGGAGTCGTTCGGGATTTGCTCGCTGGTCGAAAACCGCTCGTCTTGCATAAAGAAATTTATGCGATGTGGGCCGTTATGGCAGCACTCGTGATTGATCGTTTCCAATTGACGAATCCTCTGCATTTGTTCACATTGCTCGGACTCATCACCGTTTTACGTATGCTATCGTATTATTATGAATGGAATTTACCAGCACGACGGTTAGGGGGAGAATAAGTATGAAAGTATTCATTATGATTGGCGCGATTTCGATGATGTTATCGGTCGCACTTGGGGCGTTTGGTGCACATGCTTTAAAAGACATGTTGACGGAACGGATGCTCGCGAACTGGCAGACTGGTGTTCTGTATCAGATGGTGCATTCACTCGGGATCTTAGCACTAGGCGGCTTGTTGTTGAAAGTGTCGATTCCACAATGGTCATTAGCTGCATGGCTGATGCTTGCCGGAATCGTCTTCTTCTCGGGTAGTCTGTACGTCATGGCATTGACGAACGTGACGAAATTAGGAGCCATCACACCGATCGGTGGTGTCTTATTCATCGCGGCATGGATTTTTGTCGCAATTGGCGCCTATAAAGGATTATGAGGATTGACCGTTTTTCTTCCGAGATGAAGAAGAACGGTCTTTTTTTGTACGAAAAACGCCTACTCGCGATGGAGTAGGCGTAGGTATCAAAACGAGTTCATCGTTTTGTCGTTTGTGTTTTGTTTAGCTTCGATAATGCTTGCTCATAGCGATCCAGTACGCGATCTGCAACCGGTTTCAGCTCTTTTGAAAGCACAGCGAATTGCAATTCACGCGATCGTGTTGATCGGTTCATAGCATTCCCCATGGTAATTCCTCCTTACGTAATCAACCTACTAGTTTATAGTCTGTTTTGTAGCCGCAAGGAGTATATTCCCATGAGATATTTCTATCAAACGTCATTCAACACATTAAAGTGCAAAATGAGTATTTAATTGTTCACTTTCAAGACGGTTCCCGATGAAGAACTCACCGAACTCGCCGTATTTCGCGCTGACTTCGTCAAAACGCATTTCGTAGACGATTTTTTTGAACTGAAGAATGTCGTCTGAGAAGAGCGTGACACCCCATTCCCAATCGTCAAATCCAGTTGATCCGCCGATGATTTGCTGAATTTTCCCAGCATAACTCCGACCGATCATTCCGTGGCGATACATCAGTTCTTTTCGTTTTTCCATCGAGAGCGTATACCAGTTGTCACCATCACGACGCGACTTGCTCATCGGGTAGAAGCAGATGTGCTTCGCTTGCGGCAAGATCGGATAGAGACGGTCACGAACATATGGATTCTCGTATGGGTTTCCTTCGCCTGAACCACGGTACGTACCGAGTTCGACGACAGAAACGTAAGAATACGTCGGGATCAAGTAATCGTATAGATCGAGTTTCTGCATCTTAACTTCGACGTCTTGGATTTGTTCCATTGTTGGACGAAGGACCATCAAGACGAGATCGGCTTTTTGACCAATGATCGTATAAAGCGCATGACTACCGTCTTTAGCTTCTTCGACCCCAGAAAGCTCTGCGAGGAAGGCTTGGAACTCTTCGATCATGCGTGTGCGGTCTGTTGCATCGACTTGTTTCAAGCGTGACCAGTCGATCCGGCGGAAATCATGTAATGTATACCAGCCGTCGAGTGTTTCAGCGGCTTGTTGCGTAGCAGTCGGTTCAGATGTTTGGTGTTGCATGGAATGACCTCCTGAGTCTGAAATAAATTGTTTTTTCCATATCCTATCTTATCACATTCTAGTGATAGGCTTCGTTCTAAAAGGTCTTTGTCCATGAAGTCGTAACACATGAAAAAAGCAGAGAGTGGGTAAAAGGGGAAGGGGACATTATTTTACTTCGAAACAGTCTCTGTACCATTCTTGAAAATGACTGTAATAGTCAGTGAATATGGCTTCAGTGCTTTTGTTAGATAACTTTTTTGCAAATTGTTTTAACAACGATTGAGAACTGTGTATAATAAACGGTGGAAAAGAAAATGGATCAAATCGACGACGTCGTGTTTACCTAAAAAGGAGAGAAACTCATGCAATTATTCGATATGTTAGAACAAAAGATTAAAGCGCACCAACCGAAAATCGTCTTCCCAGAAGGAATTGACGCACGTGTTCTTGGCGCAGCTGTCCGTTTGAAGAAAGATGGTCTCGTCACACCAATCGTCATCGGACCACGCGTACAAATCGAAGAAACAGCAACAGCGAACGGAATCGATGTCACTGGACTCGATACGATCGATCCGGCTTCTTACGCTGGCATTGATGAGCTCGTCGCATCATTCGTCGAGCGTCGTAAAGGGAAAGCAACAGAAGAACAA
This window of the Exiguobacterium acetylicum genome carries:
- a CDS encoding thermonuclease family protein gives rise to the protein MRRYVVISLLFLFVLIGCAPEETDLLGIKQPDEEKVTKATIERVIDGDTLKVRLADGTTEDVRLLLVDTPETVKPDTPVQPYGTEASQFTKEALPSGTAIRLERDQSRADRYGRLLAYVWYGDKMLNQELLRKGLARVAFVYEPDTRYVDMFEQIEQEAKQAKKQIWEHDGYVTNRGFNTQAVKETDSCTIKGNINQSGKKIYHVPGGQSYDEVKPEQQFCTEKEAEEAGFVRAAR
- a CDS encoding cation diffusion facilitator family transporter encodes the protein MTTFFSLIRRGNKSALAAAIVNTIIAVIKFVAYILTGNVAMFAEMMHTIGDAANQFFVYIGSALSKKAPTKRFPNGFGRLVNLVLLAAIIVVALLAYETIREGILHIAHGPGEETTGLWIILTALGIGVVLEIGVFYKAMIEIAHETGLKSRGLTLVGQSFTHLGQAKPATRLVFMEDLVATLGGIIAIIAVLISHYTSFYQAEGIASILIGLMMFYVVYNVFIQNAAGALGEIDEVLTAKIGEILLRDEAVRDIEKLEVIKEGDHFHVETEIEVDSNLTIAQADDIKDRLELQIRILKGVTDVTISFDEDDKVQQYQSPSPPVE
- a CDS encoding SDR family oxidoreductase is translated as MYESLKGKVAIVTGGSMGIGEAIVRRYAEEGMRVVINYRSHPEEAKKIAESIKEQGGEAIVVQGDVSKEDDMINLVKETVDHFGQLDVFVNNAGIEMPSASHEMSLEDWQKVIDVNLTGAFLGAREALKYFVEHNVKGSIINMSSVHEIIPWPTFVHYAASKGGVKLMTQTLAMEYAPKGIRVNAIGPGAINTPINAEKFEDPEQRKEVESMIPMGNIGKPEEISAVAAWLASDEASYVTGITLFADGGMTLYPSFQAGRG
- a CDS encoding GRP family sugar transporter — encoded protein: MDILIAIVPALMWGSLPLVVSKIGGSTAQQIIGTTLGALLFAIVTFFFVSPELSTTAWIAGFFSGAFWALGQKNQFAAFRQMGVSKTMPISTGMQLVGTSLFGVLAFGEWSTTTALILGISALVLIIAGAAFTSYKEDKSKQDENIGKGLTLLLISTVGYVGYVVIARWFDINGWEAVLPQAVGMVVSAILLSLREGDLFTKKTAGNTVGGLMWAVGNVALLFATAKVGVATSFSLSQTGVVISTIGGVLLLKESKTKKEMTFVIIGCILVVAGGIMIGFTKQ
- a CDS encoding ABC1 kinase family protein; translated protein: MKRWALYRIVVIVTMFARYIFTIYRFTRKNRPGTNNEEFERIMIRIARDYKKKALRLEGLLIKLGQFLSIRADLFPPSVLMELTELVDKVPSSKLGESRKIIEEDWGMPIEEIISDISPRPVASASIGEVYSGTLKSNGKKVAIKVQRPNIEQIIKTDFRAMRIVIAMLRRTSLNKSTDLQSLYRQMVFVIGDELNYRTELKNGLYFKKMYETNPVIYIPSYYEEHCTNRVLVMEWIDGTRITDLDYLAEHQIDRDELARNLFLNAGEQLLFGGKFHADPHPGNVLVQSDGKIVLLDFGMIGATTPDDMRAIQRILQSFVTLDYDAIVDGLEDLRFLLPNANKQNIRQAIEKAVTFYLESDMENVDTKLIEKVLSDIELLVRNEPIQLPAEFAFFGRAASTILGILQILSPQINLLELAKPMVRRWLDDEGKNQNRYLQIAGSYGARLLAFPRLVNDALSEPTRWRIMEQQKFSRVANIESLKIRQWTSSLVGIISLPFSYLGYYFTQYDVMGISLTIAVIALWNGRRIGRQIVRIADEPFR
- a CDS encoding trimeric intracellular cation channel family protein, encoding MSWDLLNIIGTVAFAMSGAIVAMEEKYDLFGVWLLALITAFGGGAIRNLLIGVPVSALWSQGGLFLVAILVALLIFMLPQLFLPHWTRWGVLADALGLSAFAIQGALMASAKGLPLSATISAAVLTGVGGGVVRDLLAGRKPLVLHKEIYAMWAVMAALVIDRFQLTNPLHLFTLLGLITVLRMLSYYYEWNLPARRLGGE
- a CDS encoding DUF423 domain-containing protein, with product MKVFIMIGAISMMLSVALGAFGAHALKDMLTERMLANWQTGVLYQMVHSLGILALGGLLLKVSIPQWSLAAWLMLAGIVFFSGSLYVMALTNVTKLGAITPIGGVLFIAAWIFVAIGAYKGL
- the hemQ gene encoding hydrogen peroxide-dependent heme synthase; translated protein: MQHQTSEPTATQQAAETLDGWYTLHDFRRIDWSRLKQVDATDRTRMIEEFQAFLAELSGVEEAKDGSHALYTIIGQKADLVLMVLRPTMEQIQDVEVKMQKLDLYDYLIPTYSYVSVVELGTYRGSGEGNPYENPYVRDRLYPILPQAKHICFYPMSKSRRDGDNWYTLSMEKRKELMYRHGMIGRSYAGKIQQIIGGSTGFDDWEWGVTLFSDDILQFKKIVYEMRFDEVSAKYGEFGEFFIGNRLESEQLNTHFAL